One window of Thermocoleostomius sinensis A174 genomic DNA carries:
- a CDS encoding NAD(P)/FAD-dependent oxidoreductase, protein MKLSRKNLNERLNHLYDVIIVGGGAGGLSAAIYLQRYNLSCLVVEKGRGRSFWMQELRNYLGLPADTPGRELLQRGQEHALSLGADYLRGYVEAVTEETTEAGKSFAVRVKIGKTDSIYPVFRSKYVIAASGLIDYLPRLDNMQNVYDYAGYNLHVCMICDGYDMNDKLCGLFVGSEASINTAFVLNWFTPYITVFTNGQVEVGSEMRQKLQDHGFPLVETPIQQFLGENHQMTGVELVDGSTVKLETGLVAMGSRYHSEYLKGLDLEWKGGNLVTDSMCRTSHPRIFAVGDLKEGLNQVSVAVADGTLAATAIWRDIRRSSPPRRWEQNLSIGAVS, encoded by the coding sequence ATGAAGCTTTCTAGAAAAAACTTAAACGAGCGGCTAAACCATCTCTATGACGTGATCATCGTTGGCGGCGGTGCAGGTGGGCTATCAGCCGCTATCTACCTTCAACGCTACAATCTCTCTTGCCTAGTGGTCGAGAAAGGCAGAGGGCGATCGTTCTGGATGCAAGAATTGCGCAATTATTTAGGTTTGCCAGCCGACACACCAGGGCGAGAACTATTGCAACGGGGGCAAGAGCATGCGCTTTCTCTAGGAGCCGATTATTTGCGCGGCTATGTTGAAGCCGTCACTGAAGAAACCACTGAAGCCGGAAAGAGTTTTGCTGTCAGGGTCAAAATTGGCAAAACCGACAGCATCTACCCTGTGTTTCGATCGAAATATGTGATTGCTGCCAGCGGACTGATTGACTATCTGCCCCGTTTAGACAACATGCAGAACGTCTACGACTACGCTGGGTATAACCTGCACGTTTGCATGATTTGCGATGGCTATGACATGAATGACAAGCTGTGTGGGCTATTTGTCGGCTCAGAAGCATCGATTAACACAGCCTTTGTTCTCAATTGGTTTACGCCCTACATCACCGTGTTTACCAATGGCCAGGTCGAGGTGGGAAGCGAGATGCGGCAAAAGCTACAGGACCATGGGTTTCCACTCGTTGAAACCCCCATTCAGCAATTTCTAGGTGAAAACCACCAGATGACTGGCGTGGAGCTAGTCGATGGTTCCACCGTAAAATTAGAAACTGGTTTAGTTGCGATGGGGTCGCGCTATCATAGCGAGTATTTAAAAGGACTCGACCTGGAGTGGAAGGGTGGCAATTTAGTGACAGACTCAATGTGCCGCACCTCACATCCTCGCATCTTCGCTGTCGGAGATTTGAAAGAGGGGCTGAATCAAGTGTCTGTGGCTGTAGCGGATGGCACGCTGGCAGCTACTGCCATTTGGCGAGACATTCGCCGATCGTCTCCTCCACGCCGGTGGGAACAAAATCTTTCGATTGGAGCAGTATCGTGA
- a CDS encoding Npun_F5560 family protein: MPTQAPIQTPPMTLMELQAEVTHLREELSLRDQLVQQLSQELFRLVKSNSKLVPTPERSERQQAENQALREQLRGVESQVAFYQEQLSTKDGEIYQLRQSVHELTDRSRMLEQVVEELPRVYKEKFDQRLAPLKEKIAQIQRENRQLHAELQSVSYRLAVRNRRVSQLDLPSFPRIGGGPISIPSFGG; encoded by the coding sequence ATGCCAACCCAAGCACCCATTCAAACACCACCCATGACGCTGATGGAACTGCAAGCCGAAGTCACTCACCTTCGAGAAGAGCTAAGCCTGCGAGATCAATTGGTGCAGCAGTTGTCCCAGGAGCTATTTCGGCTAGTTAAGAGCAACAGCAAGCTTGTGCCCACGCCTGAGCGTTCGGAACGTCAGCAGGCGGAAAACCAAGCCCTGCGTGAGCAACTGCGTGGAGTGGAAAGCCAAGTAGCGTTTTATCAAGAGCAGCTATCCACTAAAGATGGTGAGATTTACCAATTGCGGCAATCGGTACACGAATTGACCGATCGATCGCGCATGTTAGAGCAAGTTGTTGAAGAACTGCCGCGGGTATACAAGGAAAAATTTGATCAGCGATTGGCTCCTCTCAAGGAAAAAATTGCCCAAATTCAGCGCGAAAACCGTCAGCTTCATGCCGAATTGCAGAGCGTTAGTTATCGGTTGGCGGTGCGCAATCGCCGGGTGTCACAGCTTGATCTGCCCTCGTTTCCACGCATTGGCGGTGGTCCCATTTCAATTCCCTCATTTGGAGGCTAG
- a CDS encoding DedA family protein — protein MSLELVSIETIQEIAHEYGYWTVFLGIMLENAGVPIPGETITLVGGFLAGSGELSYWVVLLSAIGGAVLGDNFGYWIGYYGGWTVLTRLGRLFRIQEEQLITVRDRFAENAAKAVFLGRFVALLRIFAGPLAGTAKMPYLYFLACNTAGATVWATAMVSLAYFVGRLVPLEQLIAWVAQFAIVALVLVIGWVVLSVWLEQRRTKRLESKAQ, from the coding sequence ATGTCCCTTGAACTGGTGTCGATCGAAACAATTCAGGAGATTGCTCACGAATACGGCTATTGGACGGTTTTCCTGGGAATCATGCTGGAGAACGCGGGAGTTCCCATTCCAGGTGAAACCATTACCCTTGTTGGTGGTTTTCTAGCAGGCAGCGGAGAACTGAGCTACTGGGTTGTCCTGCTGAGTGCGATCGGTGGTGCAGTGCTGGGTGACAATTTTGGCTATTGGATTGGGTATTACGGCGGTTGGACGGTTTTAACACGCTTAGGGCGACTGTTTCGCATTCAGGAAGAACAACTGATCACCGTGCGCGATCGGTTTGCGGAGAATGCGGCCAAGGCAGTGTTTCTAGGGCGGTTTGTGGCACTGCTGCGAATTTTTGCGGGGCCGTTAGCTGGTACTGCCAAAATGCCCTACCTCTACTTCTTAGCTTGCAACACCGCAGGTGCAACCGTGTGGGCTACGGCGATGGTCAGCTTGGCCTATTTCGTCGGGCGTTTGGTTCCCCTAGAGCAGTTAATTGCCTGGGTTGCTCAGTTTGCGATCGTAGCCTTAGTTTTGGTAATTGGATGGGTCGTGCTTTCAGTCTGGTTAGAGCAGCGACGCACCAAGCGCCTAGAAAGCAAGGCTCAATAG
- a CDS encoding helix-turn-helix transcriptional regulator, which yields MQGINVLAEQEFSELRKHNLSQGTVLEHWNGFDRIENRENPVSKEHCWTISFRPELCLEMIDEYYYVDVNQHSDHSDYRVLVSKFYLDGCHRVLTPDVPGIPEEYLEQAGYNYLFFLPDIQETEQFFAHQRLHLIRLEVDPSLFITFDADNSPLPLPLQRLLEGKEDDRFHQAIGRITPAMQTALQHILACPYQGAMKRLYLESKVLELLALQIYQWAEDQTRSTKGMARPLRPDDIERLHHAREVLMQNLAHPPSLIDLARQVGLNDYKLKQGFRQVFGTTVFGYLQMHRMNQAKQLLADSTLSVAGVAQKVGYTSQSRFCDAFKRQFNISPKAYRMSLKRA from the coding sequence ATGCAAGGCATCAACGTTTTAGCTGAACAGGAGTTTTCTGAACTACGAAAACACAATTTAAGTCAAGGTACGGTACTAGAACACTGGAATGGATTCGATCGCATTGAAAACCGCGAAAATCCAGTTTCCAAGGAGCATTGTTGGACGATTTCTTTCCGCCCGGAACTCTGCCTGGAGATGATTGATGAATACTATTATGTCGATGTGAATCAACATAGCGATCACTCCGATTACCGGGTTCTGGTGTCTAAGTTTTATTTAGATGGCTGTCATCGAGTATTAACGCCCGATGTTCCTGGCATTCCTGAAGAGTATCTGGAACAGGCAGGGTATAACTATCTATTTTTTCTCCCTGATATTCAAGAAACAGAACAGTTTTTTGCCCATCAACGCCTGCATCTGATTCGGCTAGAAGTTGATCCGAGTTTATTCATCACCTTTGACGCAGACAACAGCCCTTTGCCCTTACCGCTTCAGCGTTTACTGGAAGGGAAGGAAGACGATCGGTTTCACCAGGCAATCGGGCGGATTACACCTGCCATGCAAACTGCATTGCAACACATTTTAGCTTGTCCCTATCAGGGAGCGATGAAACGGCTTTATCTGGAAAGCAAAGTTCTAGAACTGCTGGCGTTACAGATTTATCAGTGGGCGGAAGATCAAACTCGTTCAACGAAGGGAATGGCTCGTCCACTGCGTCCAGATGACATTGAACGATTACACCATGCAAGAGAAGTCTTGATGCAAAATCTGGCGCATCCTCCCTCGCTAATAGATTTAGCGCGACAGGTAGGGCTAAACGATTACAAGCTCAAACAAGGGTTTCGTCAGGTCTTTGGAACGACCGTATTCGGCTATTTGCAGATGCACCGCATGAACCAGGCAAAGCAACTCCTGGCAGATTCCACTCTGAGCGTGGCGGGGGTAGCACAGAAGGTGGGCTACACCAGCCAGAGCCGCTTTTGTGATGCCTTTAAGCGTCAGTTCAACATCAGCCCCAAAGCCTATCGGATGAGTTTGAAGCGGGCGTGA
- a CDS encoding TonB-dependent siderophore receptor yields MGKTTKLLMGLWIAGLVVPIAVPVWAGETSSGDGSSTRSTASELQQTVAPEKLPSGAIPRLQEREPDASTVEEWLAQSTVQITGIQLNPIGDSLEIVLETTGELAAVTTSIVGNALIADIPNVVLALPEGDSFQAANPTEAIALITVSPRGDGVRVAITGTEAPPLAQVNASSQTIVLSITPGTTTASTAEEAIQIIATGEQDEGYNPSTASTGTRIEAPLRDVPLTLQVIPRQVIEDRQIVRLTELADNVPGVEPYSGYGGLPSNDYYIRGFNTGESFRNGFRDFTFISPRDPANVERVEFLRGPASVLYGGGFNLSGAVNTVTERPLAEPRYEVDGTIGNYGFYRSTVDLTGPLTQDDFLLYRLNFAYTNADSFRDFNESQSVFVAPVLTWNIGPRTTLITEFEYQNYDYVFDRGFPPGEVFLSLPRDRFLFEPDLNRAQFDSYYFGYNFEHEFNDQWRIRQGFGGLVVQGNTEAAVLTNFSPPFVDADGRTLQREAQRTDELQENFSVQTEVIGEFNTGSINHNLLFGVEYARYKFAYDFFSASLGSIDIVDSEYGDEPGEYSPSFFEEYGTRNVGIYLQDLVYLTPNLIVLAGGRLDFNNTFYRDTLNNSTFSEGSETAFSPRLGLVYQPGEDTSLYFNWANAFTPTIFGGRTRTGEAFEPERGEQFEIGVRQEFFGDRLAANLALYHLARRNVATPDPQDPNFSIQTGAQTSRGIELDVTGEILPGWNVIATYAYTDAFVSEDNDIPEGDRLAGIPRNTASLWTTYEIQGGDLQGLGFGLGLVYVDEREAQLPNTDVQLNSYFRTDARLFYRRNNWQAAVNIKNLFDVEYYNTQGFFITPQAPFTVLANISVQF; encoded by the coding sequence ATGGGAAAGACAACAAAACTGCTAATGGGCTTGTGGATTGCGGGATTAGTTGTGCCGATCGCTGTTCCGGTTTGGGCAGGGGAAACCAGTTCAGGCGATGGCAGTTCAACCCGTTCTACTGCATCTGAGTTGCAACAAACTGTTGCACCAGAGAAACTACCGAGTGGGGCAATCCCCCGGCTCCAGGAACGAGAACCGGATGCCTCTACGGTTGAGGAATGGCTGGCTCAGTCCACCGTTCAGATTACGGGCATTCAACTGAATCCGATCGGGGATAGTTTAGAAATCGTGCTGGAAACCACTGGGGAGTTGGCTGCGGTGACAACTTCGATCGTCGGGAATGCGCTGATTGCGGATATTCCCAATGTGGTGCTGGCTCTTCCTGAGGGAGATTCCTTTCAGGCTGCAAATCCCACAGAGGCGATCGCTTTAATAACAGTGAGTCCTCGTGGAGATGGGGTTCGGGTTGCCATTACCGGAACAGAGGCTCCCCCATTGGCTCAGGTGAATGCAAGTTCGCAAACAATTGTATTGAGTATCACACCAGGAACGACAACCGCCAGCACCGCAGAGGAAGCCATTCAGATTATTGCCACCGGAGAGCAGGATGAGGGCTACAATCCCTCAACGGCAAGCACCGGAACCCGCATTGAGGCTCCCCTACGGGATGTTCCCCTGACGCTTCAGGTAATTCCGCGTCAAGTGATTGAAGATCGGCAAATTGTCCGGTTAACTGAACTGGCGGATAATGTTCCTGGTGTGGAACCCTATTCGGGGTATGGTGGTTTGCCATCGAATGACTATTACATTCGGGGGTTTAATACGGGAGAAAGTTTTCGCAATGGCTTTCGGGACTTCACGTTCATCAGCCCCCGTGATCCTGCCAATGTGGAGCGCGTGGAGTTCCTCAGAGGGCCGGCTTCTGTGTTGTATGGGGGAGGGTTTAACCTGAGTGGAGCCGTGAATACGGTTACAGAACGCCCCCTGGCGGAACCGCGCTATGAAGTTGATGGCACGATCGGCAATTATGGATTTTACCGCTCTACGGTTGATCTGACCGGGCCTCTCACCCAAGATGACTTCCTATTGTATCGGCTCAATTTCGCCTATACCAATGCCGATAGTTTCCGCGACTTCAACGAAAGTCAGAGTGTCTTTGTGGCTCCGGTGCTGACCTGGAATATTGGGCCACGCACCACCCTCATTACAGAATTTGAATATCAAAACTATGATTATGTATTCGATCGCGGCTTTCCTCCCGGAGAGGTGTTTTTAAGCTTGCCGCGCGATCGGTTTTTGTTTGAACCTGACCTGAACCGGGCGCAGTTTGATTCATACTACTTTGGCTATAACTTTGAGCATGAATTCAACGATCAGTGGAGAATTCGACAGGGATTTGGGGGATTAGTGGTTCAAGGAAACACAGAAGCGGCTGTCCTTACCAATTTTTCTCCACCCTTTGTGGATGCGGATGGGCGAACATTACAGCGAGAGGCTCAGAGAACAGACGAGTTACAGGAAAATTTTTCTGTCCAAACAGAAGTCATTGGTGAATTTAATACAGGTTCTATCAACCACAATTTATTGTTTGGGGTTGAATATGCTCGCTATAAGTTTGCTTACGATTTCTTCAGTGCCTCGTTAGGGTCGATCGATATTGTTGATTCAGAATATGGGGATGAACCCGGAGAATATTCCCCCAGTTTTTTTGAGGAATATGGCACCCGCAATGTCGGAATTTACTTGCAGGATTTAGTTTATCTAACCCCCAATTTGATTGTGCTGGCGGGCGGACGACTGGATTTCAATAACACCTTTTACCGAGACACCCTCAACAACTCCACCTTTAGTGAAGGCTCAGAAACCGCATTCTCACCTCGCTTGGGACTGGTCTATCAACCCGGTGAAGATACATCGCTTTATTTTAATTGGGCGAATGCTTTTACTCCCACAATTTTTGGCGGTAGAACTCGCACTGGAGAAGCCTTTGAACCCGAACGCGGAGAACAATTTGAAATTGGAGTCAGACAGGAGTTTTTCGGCGATCGCCTGGCCGCTAACCTCGCCCTTTACCATCTCGCCCGTCGCAATGTTGCCACTCCTGACCCGCAAGATCCGAATTTTAGTATTCAAACCGGAGCGCAAACCAGTCGAGGCATTGAACTAGACGTGACGGGTGAAATCCTGCCAGGTTGGAATGTGATTGCCACCTACGCTTATACGGATGCTTTTGTCAGCGAAGATAACGATATCCCAGAAGGCGATCGTTTGGCGGGAATTCCTAGAAACACGGCTAGTTTATGGACAACTTACGAAATTCAAGGGGGTGATTTGCAAGGGTTAGGGTTTGGGTTGGGTTTAGTATATGTCGATGAACGCGAAGCCCAATTACCGAATACAGATGTGCAACTAAATTCCTATTTCCGTACTGATGCCCGCCTATTCTACCGACGCAATAATTGGCAAGCTGCGGTGAATATCAAAAACCTTTTTGATGTTGAGTATTACAACACCCAAGGATTTTTTATTACTCCGCAAGCTCCTTTTACGGTATTAGCAAACATCTCTGTACAGTTTTGA
- a CDS encoding ABC transporter substrate-binding protein: MNILRQARFVFLVMLACGIVSACSSRSVQTAPSSEPTNCHIVQHALGETCVPNQPQRVIALSVPTLGDALALGVKPIASIVYFDDPPPYLAEHLESIEVLGQEEQPNLEKVLALKPDLIIGIKYSTEAIYTQLSQIAPTVVDDWEGYPSWRDHFDFVAEVLGKTEAAEQVWANYHQRIESLKADLGDWVQDLEISFVHICCGTIDIDLKNSFNGSILEDVGLRRPPAQAVPVEGGITLLSEERLMDIDGDVLFVATDGNESARKLAELKQNPLWNQLRAVQQDRVYPVNYPTWRGGNPLAADAVIDDLFKHLVN, encoded by the coding sequence ATGAATATTCTTCGTCAGGCTCGATTCGTCTTTCTGGTTATGCTGGCTTGCGGAATTGTATCAGCTTGTAGTAGTCGATCGGTTCAAACTGCTCCCTCTTCTGAGCCTACTAATTGTCATATCGTCCAGCATGCTTTGGGAGAAACCTGTGTTCCCAATCAGCCTCAACGAGTAATTGCCTTGAGCGTTCCTACTCTAGGTGATGCGCTGGCACTGGGCGTGAAGCCGATCGCCTCTATCGTCTACTTTGACGATCCGCCTCCTTATCTGGCAGAGCATCTAGAATCGATCGAGGTTCTGGGTCAAGAGGAACAGCCTAATCTGGAAAAAGTGCTGGCATTAAAACCGGATCTAATCATTGGCATCAAATATTCCACTGAAGCGATCTACACTCAACTTTCGCAAATTGCACCCACCGTAGTGGATGATTGGGAAGGGTATCCATCTTGGCGAGATCATTTTGATTTTGTGGCTGAAGTCTTGGGTAAGACAGAAGCAGCAGAACAGGTTTGGGCAAATTATCACCAACGGATTGAGTCTCTAAAAGCGGATTTGGGCGATTGGGTTCAAGACCTGGAAATTTCCTTTGTACATATTTGCTGCGGTACGATCGACATTGACTTAAAGAATTCGTTTAATGGCAGCATTTTAGAGGATGTTGGATTACGCCGTCCTCCTGCCCAGGCTGTCCCTGTTGAAGGAGGAATTACGCTGCTCTCAGAAGAACGATTAATGGATATTGACGGGGATGTGCTGTTTGTTGCAACAGACGGCAATGAATCTGCACGTAAACTGGCAGAGTTGAAGCAAAACCCATTGTGGAATCAATTAAGAGCCGTTCAGCAAGATCGGGTATATCCGGTGAACTATCCGACCTGGAGGGGTGGAAATCCCCTTGCAGCGGATGCAGTCATTGATGACTTGTTCAAACATTTGGTGAATTAG
- a CDS encoding MFS transporter yields the protein MHTFIVIWLGQLVSTVGSYMTSFALTLWAWEITGSATALALVGFFSQLPRVFVILFSGVIVDCLNRKHLMILADAIAVLSSVFILILYFIHALQIWHLYLIGAINSSFGQMQQLAYTTSLTLLVPPQQYTRVSSMGSALNYGPAIFAPALAGSLYPVIGLGGVLLIDILTFFAAFATLIAVQIPQPIQKTMQKDDRICLKTICQDILFSFQYVFKQANLRMLLLFTSAFWMMHDLGEAIYVPMILARTDGSAAVLASASVAAGMGGVTGAVVVSVWGGTKRRIRGLLNGMIGAGISKTMFGLGRIPAVWVTAQTCSSLNFPLLSSSEDALWFANVTPEIQGRVFAASTLILQGCSAIATLIAELLADRVFEPMMQSNSQVADLFGPIVGTGAGAGIALLYILTSIGLLSVGISGYRIPQLWALEKTD from the coding sequence ATGCATACTTTCATCGTTATTTGGTTAGGGCAACTGGTATCCACAGTGGGCAGTTATATGACCAGCTTCGCCCTAACTTTGTGGGCATGGGAAATTACCGGATCGGCAACGGCATTAGCATTGGTAGGATTCTTTTCCCAATTGCCGCGTGTGTTCGTCATCCTCTTTTCGGGCGTGATTGTCGATTGCCTCAATCGCAAACATTTAATGATCCTGGCAGATGCGATCGCCGTTCTTTCCAGCGTGTTTATTCTAATTCTGTATTTCATTCACGCCTTGCAAATTTGGCATCTTTACCTGATTGGAGCCATCAACAGCAGTTTTGGTCAAATGCAACAGCTTGCCTACACTACATCCCTGACGCTATTAGTCCCACCCCAACAATATACACGGGTCAGCAGTATGGGATCGGCTCTCAACTATGGCCCTGCTATTTTCGCTCCAGCTTTAGCAGGAAGTTTGTATCCCGTGATTGGATTGGGCGGTGTTTTGCTGATTGATATTCTTACCTTTTTTGCAGCATTTGCAACTTTAATTGCAGTTCAAATTCCTCAACCAATACAAAAAACAATGCAGAAAGACGATCGCATTTGTCTTAAAACCATTTGTCAGGATATTCTCTTTAGCTTTCAATATGTTTTTAAGCAGGCGAACCTGCGGATGTTGTTGCTGTTCACCAGTGCCTTTTGGATGATGCATGATCTGGGTGAGGCCATTTATGTTCCGATGATTCTGGCGCGTACAGATGGCAGTGCGGCTGTTCTTGCCAGTGCTTCAGTTGCGGCGGGAATGGGCGGGGTGACGGGGGCAGTAGTTGTCAGCGTTTGGGGGGGAACCAAGCGGCGCATCCGGGGATTACTGAATGGCATGATCGGAGCCGGAATCAGCAAAACGATGTTTGGCTTGGGACGGATTCCGGCAGTGTGGGTGACGGCTCAGACTTGCTCCTCACTCAACTTTCCCCTCCTCAGCAGTTCGGAAGATGCCCTCTGGTTCGCCAACGTGACACCAGAAATTCAGGGACGAGTGTTTGCTGCCAGTACTCTGATTTTGCAAGGGTGTTCTGCGATCGCCACCCTGATTGCCGAACTTTTAGCCGATCGCGTCTTTGAACCAATGATGCAGTCCAACAGTCAGGTTGCGGATCTCTTTGGCCCGATCGTCGGCACAGGCGCAGGGGCAGGTATCGCTTTGTTGTATATCCTCACCTCGATTGGCTTATTGAGTGTGGGAATTAGCGGGTATCGAATTCCTCAATTGTGGGCACTAGAGAAAACGGATTGA
- the groL gene encoding chaperonin GroEL (60 kDa chaperone family; promotes refolding of misfolded polypeptides especially under stressful conditions; forms two stacked rings of heptamers to form a barrel-shaped 14mer; ends can be capped by GroES; misfolded proteins enter the barrel where they are refolded when GroES binds), protein MSKIVVFDEASRKALERGVNALADAVRITLGPKGRNVVLESKFGAPQIVNDGITIAKEIELEDPLENTGAKLIQEVASKTKDLAGDGTTTATVLAQAMIREGLKNVAAGSNPVSLRRGIEKAIATILDEIAAIAKPIEGNAIEQVATVAAGSDPEVGALIAEAMNKVGRDGVITVEESKSLTTEMELVEGMQFDRGYISPYFVTDAERMISELEDPFILLTSEKIGSIQDLVPVLEKIAREGRALLIIAEDVEGEALATLVVNRLRGVLSAVAVKAPSFGERRKAVLQDIAVLVGAQVISPEIGLSFDTLTTDMLGTARKVTITKDTTTIVAEAPDKAALEKRIAQIRRELAETDSEYDAEKLQERLARLVGGVAVIKVGAATETELKDRKLRLEDALNATKAAVEEGIVPGGGATLIHLADKLQSLKEQLNSEERIGADIVMKALEAPLKQIADNAGAEGSVIVQRVKDLDFNYGYNALTGEYEDLIASGIIDPAKVVRSALQDAGSIAGMVVTTEVLVVEKPEPKPAAGAPDMGGMGGMGGMGGMGGMGGMGMM, encoded by the coding sequence ATGTCGAAAATAGTTGTATTCGATGAAGCGTCGCGTAAGGCTCTGGAACGTGGCGTCAATGCCTTAGCCGATGCTGTACGGATTACTTTGGGCCCAAAGGGACGAAACGTTGTCCTAGAGTCAAAATTTGGTGCACCTCAAATTGTCAACGATGGCATCACAATCGCCAAGGAAATTGAACTCGAAGATCCTCTAGAAAATACAGGAGCAAAGCTGATTCAGGAAGTTGCTTCCAAGACAAAAGATCTGGCCGGCGATGGAACTACTACAGCAACGGTGTTGGCGCAGGCGATGATTCGCGAAGGACTGAAGAACGTGGCGGCAGGCAGTAATCCAGTCTCGTTACGACGCGGGATTGAGAAAGCGATCGCCACAATTCTCGATGAAATTGCAGCCATTGCGAAACCCATTGAGGGCAATGCCATTGAACAAGTGGCTACTGTTGCAGCCGGTAGCGACCCCGAAGTGGGGGCGTTGATCGCCGAAGCGATGAATAAGGTGGGGCGCGATGGAGTGATTACGGTAGAGGAATCGAAATCACTGACCACCGAAATGGAATTGGTTGAGGGAATGCAGTTCGATCGGGGTTATATCTCTCCCTACTTTGTTACCGACGCCGAGCGCATGATCAGCGAACTGGAAGATCCATTTATTCTGCTTACCAGTGAAAAGATTGGTAGCATTCAAGATCTGGTTCCAGTCCTGGAGAAAATTGCTCGGGAAGGGCGAGCGCTGCTAATTATTGCCGAAGATGTGGAAGGGGAAGCCCTAGCAACGCTAGTGGTGAACCGTTTGCGAGGTGTGTTAAGTGCTGTAGCGGTGAAAGCGCCATCCTTTGGAGAGCGACGTAAAGCGGTGCTGCAAGATATTGCGGTGTTGGTAGGTGCGCAGGTGATTTCTCCAGAAATTGGACTCAGCTTCGACACCTTAACGACGGATATGCTGGGCACGGCGCGCAAAGTCACTATCACCAAAGATACAACCACGATCGTGGCGGAAGCCCCAGATAAAGCAGCGCTGGAAAAGCGGATTGCCCAAATTCGTCGCGAGTTGGCTGAAACCGATTCTGAGTATGATGCCGAGAAACTGCAAGAGCGTTTGGCTCGTCTGGTTGGTGGTGTGGCGGTGATTAAGGTAGGAGCGGCTACCGAAACAGAACTTAAAGACCGCAAGCTGCGCCTAGAAGATGCATTGAATGCAACGAAGGCAGCCGTTGAAGAAGGCATCGTTCCTGGTGGTGGAGCAACGCTGATTCATCTAGCAGACAAGCTGCAATCGCTGAAAGAACAGTTGAATTCGGAAGAACGGATTGGCGCCGATATTGTGATGAAGGCTCTGGAAGCTCCGTTGAAGCAAATTGCTGATAATGCTGGGGCTGAGGGATCGGTGATTGTTCAGAGAGTAAAAGACTTGGATTTCAATTATGGCTACAATGCCTTGACTGGTGAGTACGAAGACCTGATTGCCTCTGGCATCATTGATCCGGCGAAAGTGGTGCGATCGGCTCTGCAAGATGCGGGATCGATCGCGGGTATGGTGGTAACAACTGAAGTCTTGGTAGTAGAAAAACCTGAGCCAAAACCTGCGGCTGGTGCACCCGATATGGGCGGCATGGGTGGCATGGGCGGCATGGGTGGTATGGGTGGTATGGGTGGTATGGGCATGATGTAA